Proteins co-encoded in one Strix uralensis isolate ZFMK-TIS-50842 chromosome 2, bStrUra1, whole genome shotgun sequence genomic window:
- the CBY2 gene encoding protein chibby homolog 2, which yields MSAFDLTNQSMQRIKPEMDFIAPRMKLRDEMFVFIDGKWVNEISCQPPFASHQKLFSKKVQNEWSIWEENRALWEENQVLRIENRMLWEENKALQCLQSQNKAVQVIYTDTLKQSLQKENKLFPFFQERNTGFQVSPGNKALQEVQKKNRVSEDFQQEIKLVPTICKDQKSVTDHEESKDASSDLQKDTDTITAVEEGNPGPAPEQEQEAGKESTTPTQNKIKSASSIHSEHEILQALQDLYELLHFFLKVNNLLGEKQGCHILCDVNRPLQEECNKLKLQLNAVKNTVSDIMAQMEMLEKELIAITSSMYEEAGQKLATEYQLGEM from the coding sequence ATGTCTGCTTTTGATCTGACAAACCAGAGCATGCAGCGTATAAAGCCTGAGATGGACTTTATCGCCCCACGGATGAAACTGAGGGATGAGATGTTTGTCTTTATTGATGGTAAATGGGTGAATGAGATCTCCTGCCAGCCACCCTTTGCTTCCCACCAGAAGCTCTTTAGCAAGAAGGTACAGAATGAATGGAGCATCTGGGAGGAGAACAGAGCTCTTTGGGAGGAAAACCAAGTCCTCCGGATTGAAAACAGGATGctctgggaagaaaacaaggcTCTACAATGTCTCCAGTCACAGAACAAAGCTGTCCAGGTTATTTACACTGATACCCTGAAGCAAAGCCTCCAGAAGGAAAATAAGCTGTTCCCATTCTTTCAAGAGAGGAACACAGGCTTTCAGGTCAGCCCAGGCAACAAAGCTCTCCAGGAGGTCCAGAAAAAGAATAGAGTCTCAGAGGATTTCCAGCAGGAGATTAAATTGGTCCCCACCATCTGTAAAGACCAAAAATCTGTCACGGACCATGAAGAGAGCAAAGATGCCAGCTCAGATCTTCAGAAGGACACTGACACCATCACAGCTGTGGAAGAAGGTAACCCTGGCCCAGCCCCAGAGCAGGAACAGGAAGCTGGAAAGGAGAGCACTACTCCAACCCAGAATAAGATCAAGTCTGCCTCAAGCATACACAGCGAGCATGAAATCCTCCAGGCTCTCCAGGACTTATATGAACTCCTCCACTTCTTCCTGAAAGTGAACAATCTCCTCGGGGAGAAACAGGGCTGTCACATTCTCTGTGACGTGAACAGACCTCTCCAAGAAGAATGCAATAAATTGAAGCTGCAACTGAATGCTGTGAAAAACACTGTGTCAGACATTATGGCTCAAATGGAAATGTTGGAAAAGGAGCTCATTGCCATCACTTCCTCAATGTATGAAGAAGCAGGACAGAAGCTGGCAACTGAGTATCAGCTTGGAGAGATGTGA